The Candidatus Micropelagos thuwalensis genome has a window encoding:
- the cobA gene encoding uroporphyrinogen-III C-methyltransferase, whose product MDKMKQEIIRLKLSDMPLPDVQISGLPIFLPGWVWLAGAGPGDPGLLTLHAVNAMQQADVIIHDALVSEDILSIAGVDTEIFYAGKRGGKPSMKQADITDSLVHHAKNGKKVLRLKGGDPFVFGRGGEEVERLVEEKISFRLIPGVTSGIAGPEYAGIPVTHRDVNHAVSFVTGHLAGSGKTELLDWESISKATPVIVVYMAMKKIDIIAEKLMQAGRSPEEPVAIITQATTPQQQVLTTTLRMAASEAKNAGLEPPSIIVFGAVASYAERLTWFGSA is encoded by the coding sequence ATGGATAAAATGAAGCAAGAGATTATTCGGCTTAAATTAAGCGACATGCCTTTGCCTGATGTGCAAATTAGCGGTCTGCCGATTTTTCTGCCCGGCTGGGTATGGCTCGCGGGCGCTGGGCCGGGTGATCCAGGTCTGCTGACATTGCATGCAGTCAATGCCATGCAACAAGCAGACGTCATTATCCATGATGCGTTGGTAAGTGAAGACATATTATCTATAGCCGGGGTAGATACGGAAATTTTCTATGCTGGTAAAAGAGGTGGAAAGCCCTCTATGAAGCAAGCCGATATTACGGATAGTCTCGTTCATCATGCGAAAAACGGAAAAAAAGTTCTTCGTCTCAAGGGGGGGGACCCGTTTGTTTTTGGTCGAGGTGGGGAAGAAGTCGAGAGACTGGTTGAGGAAAAGATATCATTTCGTCTTATTCCCGGTGTGACGTCTGGTATCGCCGGGCCGGAATATGCCGGGATTCCTGTGACGCACAGAGATGTAAATCACGCTGTAAGTTTTGTTACCGGACATCTCGCCGGTTCAGGTAAAACAGAATTGCTCGATTGGGAATCAATTTCGAAGGCTACACCTGTTATTGTGGTTTATATGGCGATGAAAAAAATCGATATTATTGCCGAAAAATTGATGCAAGCCGGACGGTCACCCGAAGAACCAGTGGCGATTATCACCCAAGCAACGACTCCTCAGCAACAGGTGCTCACGACCACTTTGCGAATGGCTGCATCGGAGGCTAAAAATGCCGGTTTGGAGCCGCCAAGCATTATTGTTTTTGGTGCGGTAGCATCCTACGCTGAACGACTTACGTGGTTTGGTAGTGCGTAA